The following coding sequences lie in one Synechococcus sp. PCC 7336 genomic window:
- a CDS encoding NAD(P)/FAD-dependent oxidoreductase — protein MTKTIAIVGAGLAGLTCAKVLQENGCNDFVLLEQSDRAGGRVRTDEVNGFQLDRGFQVLFSAYPAVRRHLDLEALELCNYSPGAVLVRGDRHYPIGDPLRAPATLLESLANPLLTLGDKARILTLRAQLFASSIEAIWQQPDLSTLDFLQQWGFSPQILQHFFYPFYSGIFLDPELKTSARLFQFYFKMLSEGAIATPKRGMGAISDQLASHLASGQLRCNATVERIAIEGERVTGVQLRDGSTLAAEFVVCATEATAAARLVPRLNGDRPIPTTPRAVTCLYFSTPISAHAETAIHLNSAKTPETAIHHCIQLSNVSPALTPVGQHLLSVTVLGNPPSTPDRLAERCRQELLDWFPHLDGDRLSYLRQYRIPFAQFDQPPGLHDRLPSPRSAMAGLVLAGEYTCQSSIEGAMQSGDRAANSLLEQL, from the coding sequence ATGACAAAGACGATCGCCATTGTCGGAGCGGGCTTAGCGGGACTGACCTGCGCCAAGGTTTTGCAAGAAAACGGCTGCAATGACTTTGTCTTACTCGAACAAAGCGATCGCGCAGGCGGCAGAGTGCGCACGGATGAGGTCAATGGCTTTCAGCTCGATCGCGGTTTCCAGGTGCTGTTCTCCGCCTATCCAGCGGTCCGTCGCCATCTCGATCTCGAGGCTTTAGAACTGTGCAACTACAGTCCGGGGGCGGTGCTCGTGCGGGGCGATCGCCACTATCCCATTGGCGACCCTCTCCGGGCTCCCGCCACTCTGCTCGAATCGCTAGCCAATCCACTGTTGACGCTGGGGGACAAAGCTCGCATATTGACACTGCGAGCTCAATTATTCGCCAGTTCGATCGAAGCCATTTGGCAGCAGCCCGATCTCTCCACCCTAGATTTTCTCCAGCAGTGGGGCTTCTCCCCACAAATCCTGCAGCACTTTTTCTATCCCTTCTACAGCGGCATCTTTCTCGACCCAGAACTCAAAACCAGTGCCCGTCTATTCCAGTTCTATTTCAAGATGCTATCTGAAGGGGCGATCGCGACTCCCAAACGGGGAATGGGGGCAATCTCCGACCAGCTTGCCAGCCACCTCGCCAGCGGGCAACTGCGCTGTAACGCTACGGTAGAACGCATTGCGATCGAGGGGGAGCGCGTTACGGGAGTTCAGCTACGAGATGGCAGCACCTTGGCCGCTGAGTTTGTGGTTTGTGCGACAGAGGCCACTGCAGCGGCGCGACTCGTTCCTCGACTAAACGGCGATCGCCCCATTCCTACCACACCCCGCGCTGTCACCTGTCTCTATTTCAGCACCCCTATCTCCGCCCATGCGGAAACCGCCATCCACCTCAACAGCGCCAAGACACCCGAGACTGCCATCCATCACTGCATCCAACTGAGCAATGTCAGCCCTGCTCTCACCCCCGTTGGCCAACACCTACTGTCGGTGACGGTCTTGGGCAATCCGCCATCCACCCCCGATCGCTTAGCCGAGCGCTGCCGTCAAGAATTGCTCGACTGGTTTCCCCACCTAGATGGCGATCGCCTGAGCTACCTGCGGCAATACCGCATCCCCTTTGCCCAATTCGATCAACCCCCCGGCCTGCACGATCGCTTACCCTCCCCTCGCTCCGCTATGGCAGGGCTCGTCCTGGCAGGGGAATACACTTGCCAAAGCAGTATTGAAGGGGCTATGCAGAGTGGCGATCGGGCAGCGAACTCCCTGCTGGAACAGCTTTGA
- a CDS encoding pentapeptide repeat-containing protein: MEAKELLQWYAADRRKFEGIELNKANLPDSHLQGIALIRSSLHNANLSGANLSESDLYKSDLYRANLNNAMLSQARVRRAKLREVQLVEADLRYVDFTGSFLISANLTGANFSHAILTTTFLSHCSLRETNFSHADLYKANLRNSDLSGVNLQEAVLKRTNLMEADLYEANLVRAMGTEANLKGAKVGHANLAGADFNQANLAEASLTYANLANCNLRGANLSDADLSMACLRGANLTGANLEGANLNDADLANAILTKAKLARASSEGAKFRETVMPDGSVRSDEAIPVDRDRLRMAIDKPAESGWQRASAEEVLERFATGERDFPQVSLRRALLYGAYLRCINLDRADLREAYLRQANLYGANLHAANLSAASAIGSDLSEANLSAANLRGCDCRGADLRRAVLVGSSLQGANLSQAQLQGADLRDCNLQEANFAGANLAGADLSGCNLRRTNITREQLESTIRTKVAPSI; the protein is encoded by the coding sequence ATGGAAGCGAAGGAATTATTGCAGTGGTATGCTGCCGACCGCCGCAAATTTGAAGGCATCGAGCTCAATAAGGCAAACTTGCCCGACTCTCACCTGCAGGGAATTGCGCTGATTCGGTCTAGCTTGCACAATGCCAATCTCAGCGGAGCCAACCTGAGTGAATCGGATCTGTACAAAAGCGATCTGTATCGTGCCAATCTCAACAACGCAATGCTATCGCAGGCGAGGGTGCGGCGGGCAAAGTTGCGCGAGGTGCAACTGGTAGAAGCTGATTTGCGCTATGTGGATTTCACCGGTTCGTTTTTGATTTCAGCCAATTTGACTGGAGCCAACTTCAGCCATGCTATTCTCACCACCACTTTTTTGAGTCACTGCAGCCTGCGGGAAACCAACTTTTCCCATGCAGACCTCTATAAAGCCAATTTGCGTAACAGCGATCTCAGCGGGGTCAACTTGCAGGAGGCCGTTCTCAAGCGCACCAACCTGATGGAGGCCGATCTCTACGAAGCCAATTTAGTGCGGGCAATGGGAACTGAGGCGAACCTGAAAGGCGCTAAAGTGGGACATGCTAATTTGGCAGGGGCCGATTTCAATCAGGCTAATTTGGCGGAGGCGAGTTTAACTTATGCCAATCTGGCCAATTGTAATTTGAGGGGTGCCAATCTCAGCGATGCCGATCTGAGTATGGCTTGTTTGCGAGGGGCCAATCTGACGGGGGCCAACCTGGAAGGCGCGAATTTGAACGATGCCGATTTGGCCAACGCCATCCTGACAAAGGCAAAACTGGCCCGTGCGAGCTCGGAGGGGGCTAAGTTTCGCGAGACTGTGATGCCGGATGGTAGCGTGCGCTCGGATGAGGCGATACCGGTGGATCGCGATCGCTTGAGAATGGCCATCGATAAACCGGCAGAGTCTGGCTGGCAGCGAGCGAGTGCCGAGGAAGTTTTGGAGAGATTTGCGACAGGGGAGCGAGATTTTCCTCAAGTTTCGTTGCGGCGAGCACTGCTGTACGGAGCCTATTTGCGCTGCATCAATCTCGATCGCGCCGATCTCAGAGAAGCCTATTTGCGCCAAGCCAATTTGTACGGCGCGAACCTACATGCTGCGAATCTGAGTGCTGCCAGCGCAATCGGTAGCGATTTGAGCGAGGCGAATCTATCTGCGGCTAATTTAAGAGGCTGCGATTGTCGAGGGGCTGATTTGCGACGGGCGGTGTTGGTGGGGTCGAGTTTGCAGGGGGCGAACCTGAGTCAGGCGCAGTTGCAGGGGGCTGACTTGCGCGATTGCAATCTGCAGGAGGCTAATTTTGCCGGAGCCAATTTGGCGGGGGCAGATTTGTCTGGGTGTAACTTGCGGCGGACGAATATCACTCGCGAGCAGTTAGAGAGTACCATTCGCACCAAAGTCGCTCCCTCGATTTAG
- a CDS encoding heat-inducible transcriptional repressor HrcA: protein MQINLNARQQNILWATVRSYIATAEPVGSKTLAQSYDLGVSTATIRNVMAVLERSGLLFQPHTSAGRIPSDNGYRVYVDDLIEDPTDLQEQLLQVLSDRLGQQLNDNLETLLHQATQILATLSGCIALVTAPPTDTATIRHLQLVAVDRNRIMAILVTDSYQSHSVLLNLQSDSQTGLGSPLGHTIAPLSPVNDDRRTEPDAIEQLEQELQLLNNFLNLQLRGKTFYDILNIDWSELNRQFRSYGAWLQQLLDVLKHNHLRPAIGQVFVGGMTGLMRQPEFAQTDQIQDVVQLLEENQSELWPVLGPTSPDRVVVYIGSENPLEPMRQCSLISTGYSCGSWAMGSVSLLGPTRLPYERAIASVKATAHHLSNTLNSVNST from the coding sequence ATGCAAATTAACTTGAATGCCCGACAGCAAAATATTCTCTGGGCGACGGTTCGCAGTTATATCGCCACGGCAGAGCCTGTGGGCTCCAAAACCTTAGCCCAATCCTACGACTTGGGGGTGAGCACCGCCACCATCCGCAATGTCATGGCGGTATTAGAGCGCAGCGGCTTATTGTTCCAACCCCACACTTCCGCCGGACGCATTCCCTCCGATAACGGCTATCGCGTCTACGTTGACGACTTGATCGAAGACCCCACCGACCTGCAGGAGCAACTCTTGCAAGTGCTCTCCGATCGCCTCGGCCAGCAACTGAACGACAATCTCGAAACCCTACTGCACCAAGCCACTCAAATTTTGGCCACCTTGAGTGGTTGCATTGCCCTCGTCACCGCTCCCCCAACTGACACCGCCACCATCCGCCACCTACAACTGGTGGCAGTCGATCGCAACCGCATTATGGCGATTTTGGTGACCGATTCTTACCAGAGCCACTCCGTCTTACTCAACCTACAAAGCGATTCCCAGACAGGGCTGGGCTCTCCCCTCGGACATACCATTGCCCCCCTATCGCCTGTGAATGACGATCGCCGAACCGAGCCGGATGCGATCGAACAATTGGAACAGGAGCTGCAACTGCTCAACAACTTCCTCAACCTGCAATTGCGGGGCAAAACCTTCTACGACATCCTCAATATTGACTGGTCCGAACTCAACCGCCAATTCCGTTCTTATGGAGCTTGGCTCCAGCAGTTGCTAGATGTGCTCAAACACAATCACTTGAGACCGGCGATCGGCCAAGTTTTTGTGGGGGGGATGACGGGCCTGATGCGCCAGCCAGAGTTTGCTCAAACCGACCAGATCCAGGATGTGGTGCAGCTACTCGAAGAAAATCAGTCGGAATTGTGGCCGGTGTTGGGACCCACGTCCCCCGATCGCGTCGTTGTTTATATCGGCTCCGAAAACCCCCTCGAACCGATGCGACAGTGCAGCCTGATTTCGACTGGCTATTCTTGCGGCAGTTGGGCAATGGGCAGCGTCAGCCTGCTAGGGCCGACCCGGTTGCCCTACGAGCGGGCGATCGCCTCGGTTAAAGCCACAGCCCATCACCTCTCAAACACACTCAACAGTGTGAATTCAACTTGA